The stretch of DNA ACCCTCCGCTGGTGCCGGGACCGGCAGGAGGCGGAGGACATCGTCCAAGAAGCGTTGCTGCGCTTCCTACAGACGTTTCCAGAAGACGCGGGGCTTCCGCATCCCGGGGCGTGTGAGGCGTGGTTGCGCACCACCGCGATGCGGCTCTTCTATGATCAATGCCGCAGGCGTCAGCTCCAGGCGCGCTGGGTGGAGGAGGCGGGCTGGAGTGGCACCGGCGCGGCCACCGAGCCCCCCGGCGCGTGGCCCGTGTATGACACCCTCACGGACGCGCAGCTCGGGGAGGCCATCCATGCCCTGAGCCCGAAGCTGCGGACCACCTTCGAGCTTCACGCGGCGGGGCAGAAGTACCAGGACATCGCCCAGGCACTGGGGCTCTCGTTGGGGACGGTCTCCAAGCGGCTGTACGACGCCCGGGCCAAGCTCCACAAGCTTCTGCTTCCGCACGTCTGCCAGGCGTGAGCGGACGCATTTCCTGCACGGCGGGGGCCCTGCTCCTGTAAGGACCCAGGTCACCTGTTCTCCTCGAGTTCCGCGACGGCCCGAGCACAGGTGGAGGCAGCCGATGTCCAAGGAACTTCCGGCCCTGGTGGAGGCGCTCTACGCCGCGAGCCACTTCGAGCAGGCCGCGTTCGTCACGCTGCGGGCGCTGCTGCGCAGGGCGGAACAGGCGCTCGGCGCCAGTGGCTTCGCGCGGCAGGGCCGCCTGCTGCGGGGCACCGTGCACCTGCGGCCCGGGGATGCGTACCGGCGGCTGGTGGCGTTGGACCAGGAGGCCCTGGAGGGCCGTCCTCTGGCGCCCGCGGCGCTCCGGGAGGAGGGGCCCCAGGTGGCGCTGCTGGCCTCCGCGTCCTCGTGGCGGGCGGTGGTGGCGCATGGCTGCGCGCTGTCGATCGACGTGGGGCTGGGCACCCTCCAGCCCCACCAGGAGCCCTCCCTCAGCCTGTCCGCCCCGCGCCTCACGGTGCCCTTTCCCCAGGACAGCCAGCAGCGGCTGCTGAGCCGGCAGGCCACGCACGTGTGCGTGCTGCCGCTGCGGGGGGCCGGGGGCCGCATCGATGGGATGGTCGCGCTGGAGGCCAGCTGCATGGCCGCGATTGGCCAGGAATTCATCTGGCGGGAGGTGAGCACGCCCCTGCAGCTCATCGTGGATGTGGCGGCCCCCTTTCTCACGGGGCTGCCCTCCCACGCGGAGGCCCCGCCGGAGACGGACGAGTACCTGCCGGTGGTGGGCGCCTCCATGGCCAGCCTGGTGGGGGTGCTTCGCGTTTTCGCCCGGCAGGACGAGACGCTGCTGCTCAGTGGGCCCACGGGCGCGGGCAAGTCCCGGCTGGCGCGCTGGTGCCATGAGCACTCGTCCCGGCAGAAGGGGCCGTTCGAGAGCCTGGATCTGATGGTGGTGCCCGAGGAGCTGCAGATGGGCGAGCTGTTCGGGTGGCGCAAGGGGGCCTTCACGGGCGCCGTGCGGGACAACCCGGGGTTTCTGGCACGCTCGCAGGGCGGCACCCTGTTCATCGATGAGATCGACAAGCTGTCGCTCAAGGCCCAGGCGGGGCTGCTGCACCTGCTGGAGGAGCGCACCTACCGCACGCTCGGGGATGCGGCGAACACCCAGCGGGCCCACGTGCGCTTCATCATCGGCACCAACGTGGACCTGCACGAGGCGGTGCGCCGGGGGACGTTCCGGGAGGATCTGTACTACCGCATCAACGTGCTCCCCGTGCGGATTCCCTCCCTGGACGAGCGCCGGGATGAGATCAGCGCCTGGGCGCGGCACATGCTCGCGCGCCACCACGCGGAGAAGAACCCGGAGGGCACGGTGCGCCTGTCCCCCGAGGCGGCGCTGCGGCTGGAGCGGGGCGCCTGGCCCGGCAACCTGCGGCAGCTCGACAACATCATCCGGCGCGCCTACACGCTGGCCCTGGTGCAGCAGGGTGAGAGCCGCCAGGCGCTGGAGCTGGGCGAGGCGCATGTCCAGCAGGCCCTGTCCTATGAGGAGGTCTCCCAGGGCTCGCTCGTGGAGGCGATGTGCCAGGCGGCGCGGGCGTTCGTGATGGAGGCCCAGCGGCGAGGCGCGCCGCTCGACATTGATTTGGCCGAGAGCCTGCGGGGCTTTGTCCTGGCCGAGGCCGTCCAGCAAGTGGGCCGGGAGGAAGCCTTCCGGCTCGTGGGGCGCGAGTCCCTGGTGAAGAGCCGCAACCACCTGAAGGCCCTGCGGCAGGAGGTGAAGAAGGCCGAGGCCCTGTGCGCCGAGGTTGGCCAGGCCCCTCCGTCCAGTCTCGCCCAGGCGGCCGCGGCGGAGGAGCGCCGGTAAGCCCGGCGCCAGGGCTCAGGTGTGGCCCGCGAGTTCGAGGGCCAGGGGGACCTTCGCCAGCCGGCCGGGCTCCCGCGTGAGCCGGTGGGCCAGCCGGGCCACCCCCTCCAGCGGATCCACGGGCAGCTCCAGCCACTGCCACCCCAGCAGGGACAGCTGGGAGAACAGCTCGCGGCGCAGCAGCCCCTCGCGTGCCAGCAGCAGCGAGCCGCCGAGGCCGACGCGGACGGGGCCCGTCAGGTGGCACCGGGAGGCCACGGCGGTGATGCCGGCCGCCAGCTCCCGGGCCGCTTCGGCCACGAGCGTCCGGGCCACGGTGTCCCCCTGGGCCGCCGCGGCGAGCACCGCCGGGGCGAAGCGGGCCGCCGTGAGCTTCGGGGAGGCGCCCTCGCCATGCATCCGCGCGCACAGGGCCTCGGCGCGGGTGGCCTTGCCGGAGGCCTCGGGGGCCTCGGCGTCCTCGCCCACCCAGGCCTCGGCCGCCTCGGCCAGGCGTGTCACCGGCCCCCGGCCATCCTGCATCCGCACCACCGCGGCCAGCCCCCGGCGCCCCAGGTCGAAGCCTCCGCCCTCGTCGCTGAGCAGGTACTCCATGCCGGAGGCCCGGGCCCACTGCCCCTCGGGCGTCATGGCGGCGTAGCCCGTGCCCGTTCCGCAGATGGCCACGATGTCACACGCCCCGGCCGCCACCGGGGGAACGATGTCGTTCATCAGCCACAGCCGCTCGGCCCGCAGGGGCGCCAGGCCGCGCTCCGCCAGGGCCCGCAGCGCGGCCCCCGTCTCCTGGAGCGCCTGACGGGTGCTGGCGTTCGACAGGGCCAGGCACGCGGTGCCCACCCGCTGAACCTCTCCGGGCCGTTGGCGCCACAGCCGCTCCAGCAGGCCGGCGAGGACGTCCAGGCCCCGGCCCCCGGTGCTCTGCGCGTTGCAGCTGGGCCCGTCGAGCCGGGTGAGGAGCCGGCCCTCGGCGGCGAGGCCCAGGCGCGTGGTGGAGCCCCCGCCGTCGACGACGAGATCGCACTTCACGAGGCCGCCACCCGGGGCTGGAGCCGGGGCAGGGCGAACGCCGCCAGCGCCAGCACCAGGCCGGAGGCCGCGAGCATGCCCCAGGTGGTCCTCAGCCCCCACGCCTGGGCAATGGCCCCACACAGCGGGGGGCTGGCCAGGTAGCCGAAGTAGGCCAGCAGCGTCACCCGGGCGATGGCGGCCCCGCGTGCCGAGGGCTCCGTGGCCTCGGTGGTCATGCTGAACACCGTGGGGATGCCCCCCGCCATGCCGAGGCCCGCCACCGCGAACCCCGCCAGCGCCAGCAGGGGGTGCGTGGCGGAGAGCACCAGCACCAGGCCCACCGCGGCGCTGATGCCCGCCAGGGAGAGCTGGGTCCGCCCGTCGAGCTTCGTGGCCAGCCGCTGGGCGATGAGCCGGCCGACAAACAGGCTGCCCATGTAGACCGCCGGGCCCGTGCCGCCCAGCACCGGCTGCGCGCCGAGCACCGTCTCCAGGTACAGCGCGGACCACTGCTCGACCGCGTTCTCCACCAGGTGCACCGCGGCGCCCAGCAGGCCCAGGGTCAGCAGCAGCGGGACCCCGCGTGTCCCGTTGCGCGGCGCGCCCTCGCCGCCGTCCGGGACGGGCAGCTTCTCCAGGTTGGCCGGCACGGCGAGGAACACCGCGAGCGCCAGCAGGCCGATGAGCAGCGGCAGCGGCAGCTCGAGCTGGCGGCCCAGCCCCGCGCCGGTGCTGGCGACCACCACGGCGAGCGGAAAGGCCGCATGGGCCATGTTGAACAGCTTGCGCCCCATGGCCGCCTCCAGCGCCGCCACGCGCGCGTTGAGCGCGATGTCGAGCGCGCCCGAGGTGGCGCCCACGAACACGAGCGCGATGCCCAGCGCCCAGGGCGAGGTGACGAGCCCCAGCGGCACCACCGCCGCGGCGAAGGCCGCCAGGGTCAGCGGCAGCGCCCGGTTGCGCAGCCGGTCCACCCACGGGCCGAAGAGGAGCATCGCCGGCAGCGCCCCGGCCGCCACGCCCAGCAGGGACAGCCCCAGCTCCCGCTCGCTGGCGCCTGTCGCCACCTTCACGCCGGGCAGCAGCGCGCCCCAGGCGCCCCAGAAGATGCCCCAGGCCCCGTAGGCGAGCAGCACCCCCGCGATGGGGCCCTTCGGGTGGGGCCTCGCCGGGGCCGCCGCTTCCGCCGTGTTCGCCGTCTCCTTCATGGCACGACCAAGACCTTCCCGGGCCGCGATTTCGGCCCTTCCGCACTCAGTTCCAAGGGCAGTTCTGTCAGGCCCATGCGCCGCGATACCAGCCGCTCCAACGCCCAGGTGGCATCTGGGGCCGCCAGCCACCGCAGGCCTCGTGCAAAACACGACGGTTCGGTGCCATAGCTGCCCACCACCGTCAGAGCTTTCCGTCCCCAACGCACCGGGGCGGTGCCCTCCTGCCGGCGCAAGGCATCCAGCGCCAGCTCGACACCGCCCTCGGTGAAGTGGTCCGAGGCCTGCGTGCCGCCGTATAGAACGATGGCCCCACCGGGCGCCACCGCCTCCAGCGCCCAGCGCAGCCAGCGCGGCTCGATGAAGGCGGTGGCCAGCACGATGGCGTCCGGCGGCGTGCGCGGCGGCTCGTCCTGGCCCAGGGCACCCTCGGGCAGCAGCCCGGTGGCGCGCAGGAACTCCAGCTTGTCCACGCCCGCGTTGCGCAGGCTCACCGTGGCGCCCTCGGCCTGGGCCGATAGGGCAATGAGCGTGCCGGCGATGCCCGCGCCCACCACGAGCACCTGGCGTCCGGACACCTGGCCCCCCAGC from Stigmatella aurantiaca encodes:
- a CDS encoding RNA polymerase sigma factor, which gives rise to MKTLISSLDSPLPLLPPEAGCGSGLFAAQHRGWLLAQTLRWCRDRQEAEDIVQEALLRFLQTFPEDAGLPHPGACEAWLRTTAMRLFYDQCRRRQLQARWVEEAGWSGTGAATEPPGAWPVYDTLTDAQLGEAIHALSPKLRTTFELHAAGQKYQDIAQALGLSLGTVSKRLYDARAKLHKLLLPHVCQA
- a CDS encoding sigma 54-interacting transcriptional regulator, whose amino-acid sequence is MSKELPALVEALYAASHFEQAAFVTLRALLRRAEQALGASGFARQGRLLRGTVHLRPGDAYRRLVALDQEALEGRPLAPAALREEGPQVALLASASSWRAVVAHGCALSIDVGLGTLQPHQEPSLSLSAPRLTVPFPQDSQQRLLSRQATHVCVLPLRGAGGRIDGMVALEASCMAAIGQEFIWREVSTPLQLIVDVAAPFLTGLPSHAEAPPETDEYLPVVGASMASLVGVLRVFARQDETLLLSGPTGAGKSRLARWCHEHSSRQKGPFESLDLMVVPEELQMGELFGWRKGAFTGAVRDNPGFLARSQGGTLFIDEIDKLSLKAQAGLLHLLEERTYRTLGDAANTQRAHVRFIIGTNVDLHEAVRRGTFREDLYYRINVLPVRIPSLDERRDEISAWARHMLARHHAEKNPEGTVRLSPEAALRLERGAWPGNLRQLDNIIRRAYTLALVQQGESRQALELGEAHVQQALSYEEVSQGSLVEAMCQAARAFVMEAQRRGAPLDIDLAESLRGFVLAEAVQQVGREEAFRLVGRESLVKSRNHLKALRQEVKKAEALCAEVGQAPPSSLAQAAAAEERR
- a CDS encoding N-acetylglucosamine kinase — protein: MKCDLVVDGGGSTTRLGLAAEGRLLTRLDGPSCNAQSTGGRGLDVLAGLLERLWRQRPGEVQRVGTACLALSNASTRQALQETGAALRALAERGLAPLRAERLWLMNDIVPPVAAGACDIVAICGTGTGYAAMTPEGQWARASGMEYLLSDEGGGFDLGRRGLAAVVRMQDGRGPVTRLAEAAEAWVGEDAEAPEASGKATRAEALCARMHGEGASPKLTAARFAPAVLAAAAQGDTVARTLVAEAARELAAGITAVASRCHLTGPVRVGLGGSLLLAREGLLRRELFSQLSLLGWQWLELPVDPLEGVARLAHRLTREPGRLAKVPLALELAGHT
- a CDS encoding MFS transporter, whose translation is MKETANTAEAAAPARPHPKGPIAGVLLAYGAWGIFWGAWGALLPGVKVATGASERELGLSLLGVAAGALPAMLLFGPWVDRLRNRALPLTLAAFAAAVVPLGLVTSPWALGIALVFVGATSGALDIALNARVAALEAAMGRKLFNMAHAAFPLAVVVASTGAGLGRQLELPLPLLIGLLALAVFLAVPANLEKLPVPDGGEGAPRNGTRGVPLLLTLGLLGAAVHLVENAVEQWSALYLETVLGAQPVLGGTGPAVYMGSLFVGRLIAQRLATKLDGRTQLSLAGISAAVGLVLVLSATHPLLALAGFAVAGLGMAGGIPTVFSMTTEATEPSARGAAIARVTLLAYFGYLASPPLCGAIAQAWGLRTTWGMLAASGLVLALAAFALPRLQPRVAAS
- a CDS encoding alcohol dehydrogenase catalytic domain-containing protein, with protein sequence MPSRDAELRHVALTPEGPQLRPGLDWSPRHRAGVMVRPLLLGICRSDYKEAARQRQGASQFGHEVVGEIIAQWGRAPFSVGDRVCLDPNRPLNRGTAFADLMPADGTEQELTEALHWVPRSVSLERAVFAEPLACAVHCLDRVTQALGGQVSGRQVLVVGAGIAGTLIALSAQAEGATVSLRNAGVDKLEFLRATGLLPEGALGQDEPPRTPPDAIVLATAFIEPRWLRWALEAVAPGGAIVLYGGTQASDHFTEGGVELALDALRRQEGTAPVRWGRKALTVVGSYGTEPSCFARGLRWLAAPDATWALERLVSRRMGLTELPLELSAEGPKSRPGKVLVVP